CCGACTGACCCCCGTCCTGACCCCGCCGGCGTTCGCGCCGGCAAGATCGTGCTGCGACAAGGAAACAGTGGCCTCCCGGTTCGGGGAGGCCACTGCATCCTGGATCGAGCACGATCAGGCACGTGGGTGGGTGGGTCAGGCGACCAGGCCGGCGCGGAACCCGGCGGCCACCGCGTGGGCGCGATCCCGGGCGCCGAGCTTGCGGAACAGCCGGCGGGCGTGGGTCTTGACGGTGTCCTCCGAGACGAACAACTCCCGGCCGATCTCCGCGTTGCTCTTGCCCTCGGCCATGCCCAGCAGCACCTGAAGCTCCCGCTCGGTGAGCCCGATCGACGCCCGGGCGGGCCGGGCAGCCGGGTTGGGACGGGGCGGGTCGCTCTGCTGGTCGGTCGCCGACTCACCGGTCGCCGGCTCAGGCTCGTCGTCGCCCCGCTGCACCGGCACCGACGGCACACCCGCCGGCCCCTCGCCGGGCGCGGCGGCCCAGCCCGGCTCGGCCGACCCGCGCAGCGACGGCGCGGAGCGGGCGGAACCGCCGACCGCCGCCGTGTCCCGGGCCGGATCGGTGGCCCGTTGCCGGGTGGCCCGGCCGGGCGCGGTGAGCAGCAGCAGCGCCTTGGCCACCGCGCTGGTCAGGTCGTGGTCGGCGTTCTGGATGAGGCCCCGGGCGCCGGCGCTGATGGTGGCCGCCGCCGCCTCGGACTCCTCAGCGCCGAGCAGCAGCACCGCGGCCTGCGGCGCGCGGGCCAGCACCCGGCGCACGAAGCCGGCGCTGTCCGGCCGGGTGAGGGCCGTGTCGGCCAGCACCACGTCGGCCGGCCGCTCGGCCAGCCGCAGCATCACCTCGGGATCGGAGACGGCGGTACGAACGATCGCGGACAACCCCAGCCGCGCGGCCGCGGAAGTCAGGTGCTGGGCCGCGAGTGGTGTCCGAACGCACACAAGAACGGTACGCACTGTGATCTCCTCTCCGACCACGAGCAGACCATGACGGGGTCGGCCGGGGAGGGGGTTCCCGGCAATCCTCCGAACTTTTCCGACAGATGGGGCAAAAGCCGCAAGTTCCGGGGCGTTCTCGATCACAGAAGTGTGAGCCGGGGACAGCCCGGGTACCGAGAAATCCAGGCCGGAAACGGTGCG
The nucleotide sequence above comes from Micromonospora sp. NBC_00389. Encoded proteins:
- a CDS encoding helix-turn-helix transcriptional regulator; translation: MRTVLVCVRTPLAAQHLTSAAARLGLSAIVRTAVSDPEVMLRLAERPADVVLADTALTRPDSAGFVRRVLARAPQAAVLLLGAEESEAAAATISAGARGLIQNADHDLTSAVAKALLLLTAPGRATRQRATDPARDTAAVGGSARSAPSLRGSAEPGWAAAPGEGPAGVPSVPVQRGDDEPEPATGESATDQQSDPPRPNPAARPARASIGLTERELQVLLGMAEGKSNAEIGRELFVSEDTVKTHARRLFRKLGARDRAHAVAAGFRAGLVA